ACCGCTTCTCCCACACCATGCGGGTCCTCGCCCGCCGCGAGCCCGTCAACCGCCGCGACGCCCGGCTCGTCGTGAGCCCGGGCCGGGCACCCTCGGCCCCTATCGTCACCGCCAAGCCCACCGTCAGGCCCACCGCCCAGCTCGCCGACCAGCGCCCCGCGCTCTCCCGGGCCGCCGCCAACCGCGCCGCCCGCCGGCGCCGCCGCGTGCTCGGTTCGATCCTGGTGGCCCTGCTCGCGACCGTCGTGGTCGCCGCCGTCGGCCTGATCAGCTGGTGGTACGTCGCGATCCCGGCCGGCCTGCTGGTGGCGTGGCTGGTCGCCTGCCGGCTGATGGTCCGCAGCGAGCAGGGGAGGCGCTTCGACGCCGACCTCCGCGAGGCCACCGGCGAGGTGCCGGTGGTCCGGTCCGAGGTCCCCGACCTGGACCCGCTCGAGGACACGACCCAGACCCCGGCCGTCACCGACGCGAGCCTGTGGGACCCGATGCCGGTCACGCTTCCGACCTACGTCGGCAAGCCGGCGGCCGGTCAGCGGAGCGTCCGCACCATCGACCTCGACTCCACGGGCGTGTGGACCTCGGGCCGCACCGAGGCCGACGCGGCCCTGGCCCGCCAGGCCGAGCACGACGACCGCGCTGCCCGGGCGCAGGCCCAGGCCGAGCACCAGCGCCGCGCGACCGGCTCCTGACCCGCGGCCGGCCGGGAGCGGTCATACTCGGGCATGGCCACCCACGTCGCGCAGTCGCGCACCGTCCCGCTGCCGCCCGAGCAGGTCGCCCACCGGGTGCTCACCGCACCCCTCGAGGCGGTGATCCGCCGGCGGTACGCCGCCATCGCCCCCGTCCGCGAGACCCGCGACGGCCCCGCCGAGTGGGGAGAGGTCGGCCAGTCCCGCCGCATCGTGCTCACCGACGGCAGCACCGTCCTGGAGACGCTGACCCAGGTCGATCCACCCCACGCCTTCGGCTACGACCTGACCGAGGTGACCGGCCCGATGGCGCCGATCGCCGAGCGGGTGGAGGGTCGCTGGAGCTTCGAGCCGGTCGGCACCGGCTGTCGCGTCACCTGGGCCTGGACCATCCACCCGGCGGGCCGCATGGGCGCCCTGGCGACGCCGCTGGTGGGGCTGATGTTCAGGGGCTACGCCCGTCGGGTCCTCGAGGACGTGGAGCGACACCTGCTCGCCGAGCACGGCCACGCCTGATTCGGAGGCTGCGGCCGGCGGGTGCTAACCTCTCAGCCGCTGGGGGCTGTGGCGCAGTTGGTAGCGCGTCTCGTTCGCAATGAGAAGGTCAGGGGTTCGAATCCCCTCAGCTCCACCCAGGCACCACCCGAGGCCATGTGCGGGTCCTCTTCCAGGAGCCGCGCGTGGCCTCTTCTCGTTGATGCGGGCACCCTGCAGTCCGCGGGCTCACCGTCGCTTGCGGGTCGCGAGCCGGAGGGCAGGCCTCGGCATCGCGTGCGCGTGCTGCGTGAGGAACTCGTCCAGGCGTGCGCCGCTGCGCTCGCCGGCATGGGCGAGGAAGATGCCGACGGCGTTGTGGACCACGGGCTCCGCGTCACCGGTCAGCCTCGCAGCGATCGCGAAGCCCTCCTCGACGTCCGCGTCGCTCCCGGCCCTCACGAACCACAGCGGGGCGGTGATGGCGGTGCGTCGTCGCAACGGGTCCTCGGCTCCCGCGAGCCGGTGGAGCACGTCGTAGGGCCCGCCGGCCACCGCGGCTCCCACCACGCGGGGCGCAGCGCGGTCCACCATGTCCCAGGTGGTGATGCGGTCGTGGTGGCTCAGGTACCTCTCACAGAGGTCCGGGTCGCCGAGCTGCTTGCGGGCCTGGAAGTCGAGGATGCAGCAGCCGGCCATGCGCGCCTCGTAGGTCGGCTCGGCCAGCAGGCGTTCCACCTCGGCCGGAGGCAGGGCGGCGTGCTCCTTGGCGATCTCG
The genomic region above belongs to Nocardioides coralli and contains:
- the sepX gene encoding divisome protein SepX/GlpR; its protein translation is MDLSALIFVALAVAWAVYLIPKALKHHDDVVRSRSVDRFSHTMRVLARREPVNRRDARLVVSPGRAPSAPIVTAKPTVRPTAQLADQRPALSRAAANRAARRRRRVLGSILVALLATVVVAAVGLISWWYVAIPAGLLVAWLVACRLMVRSEQGRRFDADLREATGEVPVVRSEVPDLDPLEDTTQTPAVTDASLWDPMPVTLPTYVGKPAAGQRSVRTIDLDSTGVWTSGRTEADAALARQAEHDDRAARAQAQAEHQRRATGS
- a CDS encoding DNA alkylation repair protein, with the protein product MELTAAVVVRRLSDHASAVEHAKITRRVGPGERVIGVRMGTLFEIAKEHAALPPAEVERLLAEPTYEARMAGCCILDFQARKQLGDPDLCERYLSHHDRITTWDMVDRAAPRVVGAAVAGGPYDVLHRLAGAEDPLRRRTAITAPLWFVRAGSDADVEEGFAIAARLTGDAEPVVHNAVGIFLAHAGERSGARLDEFLTQHAHAMPRPALRLATRKRR
- a CDS encoding SRPBCC family protein, whose translation is MATHVAQSRTVPLPPEQVAHRVLTAPLEAVIRRRYAAIAPVRETRDGPAEWGEVGQSRRIVLTDGSTVLETLTQVDPPHAFGYDLTEVTGPMAPIAERVEGRWSFEPVGTGCRVTWAWTIHPAGRMGALATPLVGLMFRGYARRVLEDVERHLLAEHGHA